GCCGTCACCAGATTCCGCAGCAGCGCGCGACGATGCGCCGCTGTCCGGCTGAGCTTTCGATGGTCTCTGCGGTGCCTCATGACTCCCTCTCTATGGATGCTCTCGAAACCGGTCACTGCGTTGGCTTCGTCGCTCCTCGCTGCATTGACTATGCGTCGAGCCTGACCGGGGTCTTCCCTTCGTAGTACGGCGTGACGTCCATCCCGAAAGCCAGGCCCATCTCTCCGAGGATGTCCTGGATCTCCTTGAGCGACTTGCGGCCGAAGTTGCGGTACTTGAGCATCTCGCCTTCGCTCTTCTGCACCAGGTCGCCGATGTTCTTGATCTCGGCGGCGCGCAGGCAGTTGCTGGAGCGCACCGAGAGCTCGAGCTCTTCCACGCTCTTCTCGAGCAGTCGGCGGATGCGAAGGATGTCTTCGTTGACCTCTTCCTCGACTTCCTCCTCGATCGGCTCCTCGAAGTGGATGAAGAGGTTGAAGTGGTCACGCAGGATCTTCGCCGCGACCGCGACCGCGTCGGAAGGCAGGATGCTGGCGTCGGTCCACACCTCGATGGTGAGCTTGTCGTAGTCGATGCGCTGGCCGAGACGCGTGGTCTCGACGTTGTAGTTGACCTTGAGCACCGGCGAGAACAACGAGTCGATCGGGATCACGCCGATCGGGCGCTCGGTCTGCGAGTGCTGGTCGGCCGAGACGTAGCCGCGTCCGCCGTCGATCTCCACCTCCATGCGGAGGTCGCCGTCCTTGTTGAGGGTCGCGACGTGGAGATCGGGATTCAGCA
The genomic region above belongs to Candidatus Eisenbacteria bacterium and contains:
- a CDS encoding DNA-directed RNA polymerase subunit alpha, which encodes MKWKNLTMPKQVMPDGGNTDRYGKFTIEPLERGFGLTLGNALRRVLLSSLQGAAITAVRIDGVLHEFSTLPGVIEDVTEIILNLKQVRLKLLGDGPKKGTFEMRGKGEVRAGDLQVDGEVAVLNPDLHVATLNKDGDLRMEVEIDGGRGYVSADQHSQTERPIGVIPIDSLFSPVLKVNYNVETTRLGQRIDYDKLTIEVWTDASILPSDAVAVAAKILRDHFNLFIHFEEPIEEEVEEEVNEDILRIRRLLEKSVEELELSVRSSNCLRAAEIKNIGDLVQKSEGEMLKYRNFGRKSLKEIQDILGEMGLAFGMDVTPYYEGKTPVRLDA